One region of Olleya sp. Hel_I_94 genomic DNA includes:
- the atpE gene encoding ATP synthase F0 subunit C codes for MYNLIGAGLIVIGGGIGLGQIGGKAMEGIARQPEAAGKIQTAMIIIGALLEGLAFGALILGA; via the coding sequence ATGTACAATTTAATTGGAGCAGGATTAATCGTAATCGGTGGAGGAATCGGATTAGGTCAAATTGGAGGAAAAGCAATGGAAGGTATTGCTCGTCAACCAGAAGCAGCTGGAAAAATCCAAACTGCGATGATCATCATCGGAGCCTTATTAGAAGGTTTAGCATTCGGTGCGTTAATCTTAGGAGCATAA
- a CDS encoding PadR family transcriptional regulator: MANSKLYKGSLTTIILKLLNESEKMYGYEMTQKVKEITKGELNITEGALYPALHKLEAEGLLDVEVKKVDNRLRKYYKLTEKGNKETVSKLEELKDYIKTMETFMNPKFSLD, encoded by the coding sequence ATGGCAAATTCAAAATTATATAAAGGTAGTCTGACCACTATTATTTTAAAGCTTTTAAATGAAAGCGAAAAAATGTATGGTTACGAAATGACACAGAAGGTGAAAGAAATTACTAAAGGTGAACTTAATATTACCGAAGGTGCTTTGTATCCAGCGTTGCATAAGTTAGAAGCCGAAGGGTTGCTGGACGTCGAGGTCAAAAAAGTAGATAACCGTTTGCGTAAATACTATAAACTTACCGAAAAAGGTAATAAAGAAACGGTAAGTAAATTGGAAGAACTTAAGGATTACATTAAAACCATGGAAACCTTTATGAATCCTAAATTTAGCTTGGATTAA
- a CDS encoding ABC transporter ATP-binding protein, whose protein sequence is MITTTNLSKKYSGNEVLNISNLDIPKGQSFGLVGNNGAGKTTYFSLLLDLIKPTTGYIKTNGILVNESEDWKPFTSAFIDESFLIGYLTPEEYFYFIGDLRGQNKQDVDNLVSQFEDFFHGEILGQKKYLRDLSKGNQKKAGIVAALIGNPEVIILDEPFANLDPTTQIRLKQIIKDLAEKKGVTVLVSSHDLMHVTDVCERIVVLDKGHVIKDIQTSEATLKELEAHFSGTVNPV, encoded by the coding sequence ATGATAACAACAACAAATCTTTCAAAAAAATATAGCGGAAACGAAGTTTTAAATATTTCTAATTTAGACATACCTAAAGGTCAAAGCTTTGGTCTTGTGGGTAATAATGGTGCAGGAAAAACAACGTACTTTAGTTTGTTATTGGATTTAATAAAACCTACTACTGGTTATATTAAAACTAATGGAATATTAGTTAACGAAAGCGAAGATTGGAAACCCTTTACGTCTGCTTTTATTGACGAAAGCTTTTTAATTGGCTATTTAACACCTGAAGAATATTTTTATTTTATTGGTGATTTACGTGGACAAAATAAACAAGACGTAGACAATTTAGTGTCACAGTTTGAAGACTTTTTTCATGGCGAAATTTTGGGTCAAAAAAAATATCTTAGAGATTTAAGTAAAGGAAATCAGAAAAAAGCAGGTATTGTCGCTGCATTAATTGGTAATCCTGAGGTAATTATTTTGGATGAGCCTTTTGCTAATTTAGATCCAACAACACAAATTAGATTAAAGCAAATTATTAAGGATTTAGCAGAAAAAAAAGGAGTTACTGTTTTAGTGTCTAGTCACGATTTAATGCACGTCACAGATGTATGCGAGCGTATTGTGGTCTTAGATAAAGGTCATGTTATTAAAGATATACAAACTAGCGAAGCAACTTTAAAGGAGTTGGAAGCGCATTTTTCTGGTACAGTAAATCCAGTGTAA
- the atpB gene encoding F0F1 ATP synthase subunit A has protein sequence MMLAKKSINFIAILVLTLFSVSSYGSDDKQEPGNPVNTAQEIKEYIAHHLKDSHDFHLFTHNESGTHYSFPLPVIVWTSNGLKTFMSSAFHHDDSGSVIVEKGDTRLVKLHSKIYELDNGATTVAFDDAHHPTNAHKVIDFSITKSVFGMLLTGVLMLLAFTALARGYKKGHAVPKGFSRVLEPLVIYVRDDIAKPNIGEKKYRKFMGFLLTVFFFIWILNLLGLTPIGFNVTGQIAVTACLAIFTAVIYLFSGSKDFWKHTLWMPGVPVILRPILAVIELIGFVLIKPFSLLVRLFANMTAGHFVVMSLIALMITMKESFGAVGSTGMSLVLALFISVIEILVAFLQAFIFTMLSSLFIGMAVEEHDDHH, from the coding sequence ATGATGTTGGCAAAAAAATCTATCAATTTTATAGCGATATTAGTTCTGACTTTATTTTCCGTGTCCTCTTATGGAAGCGATGATAAGCAAGAACCAGGAAATCCGGTGAATACTGCTCAAGAAATTAAAGAGTATATCGCACATCACTTAAAGGATTCTCATGATTTTCATTTGTTTACACATAATGAGTCTGGAACGCACTACAGTTTTCCGTTGCCAGTAATCGTATGGACAAGTAATGGTTTAAAGACGTTTATGTCTTCAGCATTTCATCATGATGATAGTGGAAGCGTAATCGTAGAAAAAGGAGATACACGTTTAGTAAAGCTACATAGTAAAATTTACGAGTTAGATAATGGCGCAACAACAGTAGCTTTTGATGATGCACACCATCCAACAAATGCACATAAAGTTATAGATTTTTCAATTACAAAATCTGTTTTTGGAATGTTATTAACAGGAGTGTTAATGTTATTAGCTTTTACAGCGTTAGCAAGAGGTTATAAAAAAGGACACGCTGTACCAAAAGGATTTAGTAGAGTTTTAGAGCCTTTAGTAATATATGTAAGAGACGATATTGCTAAACCAAATATTGGAGAGAAAAAGTACCGCAAGTTTATGGGCTTTTTATTAACTGTATTTTTCTTTATCTGGATCTTAAACTTATTAGGATTAACGCCAATTGGGTTTAATGTTACAGGTCAGATTGCAGTAACAGCTTGTCTAGCAATTTTTACAGCAGTTATATATTTATTTAGTGGAAGTAAAGACTTTTGGAAACACACCTTATGGATGCCAGGAGTGCCAGTTATTTTACGTCCAATATTAGCAGTAATAGAGTTAATAGGTTTTGTGTTAATTAAACCTTTCTCGTTATTAGTGCGTTTATTTGCAAACATGACAGCAGGTCACTTTGTGGTAATGAGCTTAATAGCATTAATGATAACAATGAAAGAATCATTTGGAGCAGTTGGATCAACAGGGATGTCTTTAGTGTTAGCTTTATTTATTTCGGTTATTGAAATTTTAGTAGCCTTTTTACAAGCGTTTATTTTCACGATGTTATCATCGTTATTTATAGGAATGGCAGTCGAAGAACACGACGATCATCACTAA
- the atpH gene encoding ATP synthase F1 subunit delta, producing the protein MAGERAAIRYAKAVLSLATDNNTTDVVNNDMELINNTVAQSKDLKDMLYSPVISSSIKKSALLEVFKGINPATVNLIDTLITNKRTDLLPEVASKFITLFEQQKGSQIATVTTAIPLTEALEAKVLAKVKELTGKDAAIKNIVDESILGGFILRVGDTQYNASIANQLSKLKREFTIN; encoded by the coding sequence ATGGCAGGAGAAAGAGCAGCAATACGTTACGCAAAAGCAGTTTTAAGCTTAGCTACAGATAATAATACAACAGACGTTGTAAACAATGACATGGAGCTAATTAATAATACAGTAGCGCAAAGTAAAGATTTAAAAGATATGCTTTACAGTCCTGTAATTAGTTCTAGCATTAAAAAATCTGCATTATTAGAAGTTTTTAAAGGTATTAATCCAGCAACGGTAAACCTTATAGATACTCTAATTACAAACAAACGTACAGATTTATTACCAGAAGTAGCTTCAAAGTTTATAACTTTATTCGAGCAACAAAAAGGTAGTCAAATTGCTACAGTTACAACAGCAATTCCTTTAACAGAAGCTTTAGAAGCTAAAGTTTTAGCAAAAGTTAAAGAACTTACAGGTAAAGATGCAGCAATAAAAAATATAGTAGATGAAAGCATTTTAGGTGGTTTCATTTTACGTGTTGGAGATACGCAGTATAATGCTAGTATCGCTAACCAATTAAGCAAGTTAAAAAGAGAATTTACAATAAACTAA
- a CDS encoding DUF5687 family protein, which produces MISKFLSLEWKSFIRSASFGKSLAIKIVMGFFALYFILVFLALGFGLYPILEKTFPDQDPFIVVNGFIFFWFLGDLLLRFFLQKLPVMSVKPLLTIPIKRSSIVHFVLGKSAVSFFNFLPLFAIIPFSIILITKDYQLATVMTWAAAMILLTLINNFLNFIIESFSAETELSFLPIIIFAGTLFGLNYFNIINVSGALSTAMLAIVNNPLLLLILIVILIGLYLFNHKILIKKLYLDHSLKTKIKEVTTSDLGWTKRFGDSAPFMQLDLKLIWRNKRPKSAVFMLVFGLLYGLFFYPQPMYRDMPIMYGFIGVFVTGIFLINFGQFIPAWDSGYYKMLMSQNIKYEQYLKSKYTLMVLSVIIMFVLSIPYVYFGWKILVAHFAAAVYNIGVNTYVIMLGGSFNRKKIDLNQRAAFNFQGTGAVQWLIGIPLLLLPLAIFGILSHFVSFYSGISALILLGVIGIIFHQKIMRFITSKYLDSKYEMIKAFNQDN; this is translated from the coding sequence ATGATTAGTAAATTTTTAAGCTTAGAATGGAAGTCATTTATTCGCTCGGCAAGCTTTGGTAAAAGCTTAGCAATAAAGATTGTCATGGGCTTTTTTGCTTTATATTTTATTTTAGTGTTTTTAGCATTAGGCTTTGGATTATATCCAATTTTAGAGAAAACTTTTCCGGATCAAGACCCTTTTATAGTGGTTAACGGATTTATCTTTTTTTGGTTTTTAGGCGATTTATTATTGCGTTTTTTTCTTCAAAAATTACCAGTAATGAGTGTCAAACCTTTGCTAACCATACCCATTAAAAGAAGTAGTATTGTGCATTTCGTTTTAGGAAAATCTGCAGTGTCCTTTTTTAATTTTTTACCTCTTTTTGCCATAATACCTTTTAGTATTATCCTTATTACTAAGGATTATCAACTAGCAACCGTAATGACTTGGGCTGCTGCTATGATTTTACTAACCTTAATAAATAATTTTTTAAATTTTATTATTGAAAGTTTTTCTGCAGAAACAGAACTTTCATTTCTACCTATAATCATATTTGCTGGTACGCTATTTGGACTTAACTATTTTAATATTATTAATGTTTCTGGAGCTTTGTCTACAGCTATGTTAGCTATAGTTAACAATCCATTATTACTGCTAATTTTGATTGTAATTTTAATTGGTTTATACCTGTTTAATCATAAAATATTAATTAAAAAATTATACTTAGACCATTCACTTAAAACAAAAATTAAAGAAGTAACCACTTCAGATTTAGGATGGACTAAACGATTTGGTGATAGTGCACCTTTTATGCAATTAGATTTAAAATTAATTTGGAGAAACAAACGTCCAAAGTCTGCAGTTTTTATGTTGGTATTTGGATTATTATATGGTTTGTTTTTTTATCCACAACCAATGTACAGAGACATGCCTATTATGTATGGTTTTATTGGTGTATTTGTAACTGGTATTTTCTTAATTAATTTTGGACAATTTATTCCAGCTTGGGATAGTGGATATTACAAAATGTTAATGAGCCAAAACATCAAGTATGAGCAGTATTTAAAATCTAAATACACCTTAATGGTACTTAGTGTTATTATCATGTTTGTGCTAAGTATTCCATATGTATATTTTGGTTGGAAAATTTTAGTTGCGCATTTTGCAGCAGCAGTGTATAATATAGGTGTTAATACTTATGTTATAATGCTTGGTGGATCTTTTAATCGAAAAAAAATAGACTTAAATCAACGTGCAGCTTTTAACTTTCAAGGTACAGGAGCAGTACAATGGTTAATTGGTATCCCATTGTTACTTTTACCATTGGCTATTTTTGGGATATTATCTCATTTTGTTAGTTTTTATTCAGGTATTTCGGCGTTAATACTACTAGGAGTTATCGGAATTATTTTTCATCAAAAAATCATGCGCTTTATTACCAGTAAGTACTTAGACTCTAAGTATGAAATGATAAAAGCATTTAACCAAGACAATTAA
- the atpA gene encoding F0F1 ATP synthase subunit alpha — translation MAEVKPAEVSAILKQQLSGFEASASLDEVGTVLTVGDGIVRAYGLANAQYGELVEFDGGLEGIVLNLEEDNVGIVLLGTSVGVREGSTVKRTNRIASIKVGEGIVGRVVDTLGNPIDGKGPITGTTYEMPLERKAPGVIYREPVTEPLQTGIKAIDAMIPVGRGQRELVIGDRQTGKTAVCIDAILNQKEFFDAGEPVYCIYVAVGQKASTVALIAKTLEEKGALAYTTIVAANASDPAAMQVYAPFTGASIGEYFRDTGRPALIVFDDLSKQAVAYREVSLLLRRPPGREAYPGDVFYLHSRLLERSAKVINNDAIAKEMNDLPESLKPIVKGGGSLTALPIIETQAGDVSAYIPTNVISITDGQIFLDGDLFNSGVRPAINVGISVSRVGGNAQIKSMKKVSGTLKLDQAQYRELEAFAKFGSDLDAVTLNVIEKGKRNVEILKQGQNDPFTVEDQVAIIYAGSKNLLKDVPVNKIKEFERDYLEFLNAKHRGVLDTLKAGKLTDEVTDTLIAVCKDLSAKYRA, via the coding sequence ATGGCAGAAGTAAAACCAGCTGAAGTATCAGCAATCTTAAAACAACAACTTTCAGGTTTTGAAGCTAGCGCTTCATTAGACGAAGTTGGAACAGTATTAACAGTAGGTGATGGTATTGTACGTGCTTACGGATTAGCTAACGCACAATATGGTGAGTTAGTAGAATTCGATGGTGGTTTAGAAGGTATCGTACTTAACCTTGAAGAAGATAATGTAGGTATTGTACTTTTAGGAACTTCAGTAGGAGTTAGAGAAGGATCTACAGTAAAACGTACTAACCGTATTGCTTCTATTAAAGTAGGAGAAGGTATTGTTGGACGTGTCGTAGATACACTTGGTAACCCAATTGATGGTAAAGGACCAATCACTGGAACAACTTATGAGATGCCTTTAGAGCGTAAAGCACCTGGAGTTATCTACAGAGAGCCAGTAACTGAGCCATTACAAACAGGTATTAAAGCAATTGATGCTATGATCCCAGTTGGTAGAGGTCAACGTGAGTTAGTAATTGGTGACAGACAAACAGGTAAGACTGCAGTTTGTATTGATGCTATCTTAAACCAAAAAGAATTTTTTGATGCAGGTGAGCCTGTATATTGTATATATGTTGCAGTTGGACAAAAAGCGTCAACAGTGGCACTTATTGCTAAAACTTTAGAAGAAAAAGGAGCTTTAGCTTATACTACAATAGTTGCTGCAAATGCATCAGATCCTGCTGCAATGCAAGTTTATGCACCTTTTACGGGAGCTTCTATTGGAGAGTATTTTAGAGATACTGGTAGACCAGCTTTAATTGTATTTGATGATTTATCAAAACAAGCTGTTGCTTACCGTGAGGTATCTTTATTATTACGTCGTCCACCAGGACGTGAGGCGTATCCTGGAGATGTATTTTACTTACACTCAAGATTATTAGAGCGTTCTGCAAAAGTTATTAATAATGACGCGATTGCTAAAGAGATGAATGATTTACCAGAATCATTAAAACCAATCGTAAAAGGTGGTGGATCTTTAACTGCATTACCAATTATTGAAACACAAGCAGGTGACGTATCAGCATATATCCCAACTAACGTAATTTCTATTACAGATGGACAAATCTTCTTAGATGGAGATTTATTTAACTCTGGTGTACGTCCAGCAATTAACGTAGGTATTTCTGTATCTCGTGTTGGAGGTAATGCACAGATTAAATCAATGAAAAAGGTATCAGGTACTTTAAAGTTAGATCAAGCACAATATCGTGAGCTTGAGGCATTTGCTAAGTTTGGTTCAGATTTAGATGCAGTAACTTTAAACGTAATTGAAAAAGGTAAACGTAACGTAGAGATCTTAAAGCAAGGTCAAAACGATCCATTTACTGTTGAGGATCAAGTAGCAATCATTTATGCTGGATCTAAAAACTTATTAAAAGACGTACCTGTAAATAAAATTAAAGAATTTGAAAGAGATTATCTTGAATTCTTAAATGCTAAGCACAGAGGTGTTTTAGATACTTTAAAAGCAGGTAAATTAACTGACGAGGTTACAGATACACTTATCGCTGTATGTAAAGACCTTTCAGCTAAATATAGAGCATAA
- a CDS encoding polymer-forming cytoskeletal protein codes for MKKKQQEQFSIQNIIAKGTKIVGDFFSEGDLRVDGLIEGNVEASGKVVIGKEGEIKGTLKCSNAYFEGKLVGALELTETLTLKSTAHIEGEVVTQKLAVEPGATFNVSCVMKTTVKDINGGSKTKKTA; via the coding sequence ATGAAAAAAAAGCAACAAGAGCAATTTTCTATTCAAAATATAATAGCAAAAGGCACTAAAATAGTAGGAGACTTTTTTAGCGAAGGCGACCTACGTGTGGATGGGTTAATCGAAGGTAATGTAGAGGCGTCTGGTAAAGTAGTTATTGGTAAAGAAGGCGAAATAAAAGGAACTCTTAAATGTAGTAATGCCTATTTTGAAGGTAAACTAGTAGGTGCTTTAGAGTTAACCGAAACCTTAACCTTAAAGTCCACTGCACATATAGAAGGTGAAGTAGTCACACAAAAACTGGCTGTAGAGCCTGGAGCAACTTTTAATGTATCGTGTGTTATGAAAACGACTGTAAAAGATATAAATGGCGGATCAAAAACAAAAAAAACAGCTTAA
- a CDS encoding AtpZ/AtpI family protein, with the protein MADQKQKKQLNPYIRFTSIAIQMGLTIWLGSQLGNWLDSKYGDGSQLYFKIITLLSVFIAMYAVIKQVVKITNDQKTKNE; encoded by the coding sequence ATGGCGGATCAAAAACAAAAAAAACAGCTTAATCCATATATTAGGTTTACATCTATTGCCATACAAATGGGTTTAACCATTTGGTTAGGTAGCCAATTAGGTAATTGGTTGGATAGCAAATATGGTGATGGTAGTCAATTATATTTTAAAATAATTACATTACTATCTGTGTTTATAGCAATGTACGCTGTAATCAAGCAAGTTGTTAAAATAACTAACGATCAAAAGACTAAAAATGAATAA
- a CDS encoding F0F1 ATP synthase subunit B — translation METLLNDFSVGLFIMQGVILIILIVLMRKFAWKPILDALQTREDGIQNALDSAENAKLEMQNLQADNEKLLKEARAERESMLKEARELKNKMIEDAKTEAQAQANNMIAQAQAAIESEKKSAMAELKNHVAGLSLDIAEKVVRQELSNKDKQLELVESMLNDAKLN, via the coding sequence ATGGAAACTTTATTAAATGACTTTTCGGTAGGTTTATTCATTATGCAAGGTGTTATCTTAATAATACTAATTGTATTAATGAGAAAATTTGCATGGAAACCTATTTTAGACGCTTTACAAACTCGTGAAGACGGTATACAAAATGCATTAGACTCAGCTGAAAATGCTAAGCTAGAAATGCAAAATCTTCAAGCAGATAACGAGAAGTTATTAAAAGAAGCACGTGCAGAGCGTGAGTCTATGCTTAAAGAAGCAAGAGAGTTGAAAAACAAAATGATCGAAGACGCTAAAACGGAAGCTCAAGCTCAAGCAAACAATATGATTGCTCAAGCACAAGCAGCTATTGAAAGCGAAAAGAAATCAGCTATGGCAGAATTAAAAAATCACGTAGCAGGATTATCTTTAGACATTGCAGAAAAAGTAGTACGTCAAGAATTATCTAACAAAGACAAACAATTAGAGTTAGTTGAGTCTATGTTAAATGATGCTAAATTAAACTAA
- a CDS encoding tetratricopeptide repeat protein — translation MKIALKICIVSGLILATITSCSRKKNSFINRNFHAVTAEYNALFNGYEALKLGQNSLNEGYKDNYWDILPVERMQVSDEIVLPGQSKNESFTKAEEKAVKAIQKHGMNIQGKEYNPQIDEAYLLLGEARYFDQRFVPALEAFNYILYKYPASDKINIAKVWREKTNMRLDNDELAIKNLKRLIEQEELEGQELADATSILAQAYINTKALDSALTQIKIAAKATKNNDEKGRFGFITGQLYNVLTYKDSANIAFDEVIDLNRKIPRRYLMAAHVEKAKNFDYDKGDKIAFLKYLTKLEKDRENRPYLDKIYHQIGEFHLTNKSDSLAVVYYNKSLREKSTDKILTAKNYETLGDFYFDRNNYKVAGAYFDSTMTSMVENSKPYRTIKRKRENLDDVIYYEGVAEVNDSILKLVSMSDADRVTFFTDYTNKLKIEAEKEKERLEIEARKKGLATTNTPTNNVTKPRGGLPGVGSNFYFYNQSTVAYGKNEFTRIWGDRKNQDDWRWSSASGNAIGNQSNSDIAAVLEQDQEFLDPQFYIAQIPTAQKELDSLKKDRNYAYYQLGLIYKEKFKEYNLSKSKFLNLLASNPEQKLILPSKYNLYKIYEILGENDEAQITKTDIIANYSSSRYAEILKNPELAATRDKSSPESLYEATYKLLEEQDYAQVIEKSNKYIKFFDGEPIVAKFALLKATANGRLNGYQAYVDGLNDVALAYANMPEAIKAEAIVNSLKSVSDKTFKPNTESTSFKVLFQFEKNNTEAITAFKKLLDEVTPKVQYYNLSTSVDVYNPETSFVVVHGLKSVDGAKGFAEILKAEDKYKIDRPYFGISSDNYKILQIHKNLNQYLENQ, via the coding sequence TTGAAGATAGCATTAAAAATTTGTATAGTTTCTGGTTTGATCTTAGCAACAATTACTAGTTGTTCAAGAAAAAAAAACAGTTTTATAAATCGTAATTTTCATGCAGTTACTGCGGAGTATAACGCTTTGTTTAATGGTTACGAGGCTTTAAAACTAGGACAAAACAGTCTTAACGAAGGTTATAAAGACAATTATTGGGACATCTTACCTGTCGAGCGTATGCAAGTTAGTGATGAGATTGTTTTACCAGGACAATCAAAAAACGAAAGTTTTACTAAAGCAGAAGAAAAAGCAGTAAAAGCCATCCAAAAACATGGGATGAATATTCAAGGTAAAGAGTATAACCCTCAAATTGATGAAGCCTATTTATTGTTAGGAGAAGCTAGATATTTTGATCAACGCTTTGTGCCAGCTCTAGAAGCCTTTAACTACATCCTTTACAAATATCCTGCTTCAGATAAAATAAACATTGCAAAGGTTTGGCGAGAAAAAACTAACATGCGTTTGGATAATGACGAGTTAGCCATTAAAAATCTAAAACGTCTAATAGAACAAGAAGAGTTAGAAGGTCAAGAACTAGCGGATGCGACGTCCATTTTAGCACAAGCCTACATCAATACTAAAGCTTTAGATAGTGCTTTAACGCAAATTAAAATTGCAGCTAAAGCAACTAAAAATAATGACGAAAAAGGACGTTTTGGTTTTATAACAGGACAACTATACAACGTACTTACTTACAAGGATAGTGCAAATATTGCATTTGACGAGGTTATAGATTTAAACCGAAAAATTCCACGTCGTTACTTAATGGCTGCACATGTTGAGAAAGCTAAAAACTTTGATTACGATAAAGGCGATAAAATTGCATTTTTAAAGTACCTAACCAAATTAGAAAAAGACCGAGAAAATCGTCCGTACCTAGATAAGATATATCACCAAATTGGCGAGTTTCATTTAACTAATAAATCGGATTCTTTAGCAGTAGTATATTACAATAAATCACTAAGAGAAAAATCTACAGATAAAATTTTAACAGCCAAAAACTACGAAACTCTAGGCGATTTTTATTTTGATAGAAATAACTATAAAGTAGCAGGAGCTTATTTTGATAGTACAATGACTAGTATGGTTGAAAACAGTAAACCTTACAGAACCATTAAGCGTAAACGCGAAAACTTAGATGATGTTATTTATTATGAAGGCGTAGCCGAAGTTAATGATAGCATACTTAAACTAGTTAGCATGTCTGATGCAGATCGTGTTACATTTTTTACAGACTACACCAACAAGCTTAAGATAGAAGCTGAAAAAGAAAAAGAACGTTTAGAAATCGAAGCTAGAAAAAAAGGATTAGCAACAACAAATACGCCAACAAATAATGTCACTAAGCCAAGAGGTGGATTACCAGGTGTTGGTAGTAATTTTTATTTTTATAACCAAAGCACAGTTGCTTATGGTAAAAACGAATTTACGCGTATTTGGGGAGACCGTAAAAATCAAGACGATTGGAGATGGTCATCTGCAAGCGGAAACGCAATTGGCAATCAATCCAATTCTGATATAGCAGCAGTTTTAGAGCAAGATCAAGAGTTTTTAGATCCGCAATTTTATATAGCGCAAATCCCTACAGCACAAAAAGAACTTGATAGTTTAAAAAAGGATCGTAATTATGCCTATTATCAGTTAGGTCTGATTTATAAAGAAAAATTTAAGGAATATAATTTGTCTAAAAGCAAGTTTTTAAACCTGTTAGCTAGTAATCCTGAACAAAAATTAATTTTACCTTCTAAATATAACTTATATAAAATATATGAGATTTTAGGCGAAAACGACGAAGCACAAATCACCAAAACAGATATTATAGCCAACTATTCAAGTTCTAGATATGCCGAGATTTTGAAAAACCCAGAATTAGCAGCAACTAGAGATAAAAGTAGTCCGGAAAGTCTATATGAAGCAACCTATAAATTACTAGAAGAACAAGATTATGCTCAGGTCATTGAAAAGTCAAATAAATATATTAAGTTTTTTGATGGCGAGCCAATAGTAGCAAAATTTGCACTTTTAAAAGCAACAGCAAATGGTAGGTTAAATGGATATCAAGCCTACGTAGATGGACTTAATGACGTAGCATTAGCTTATGCAAACATGCCAGAGGCTATTAAAGCGGAAGCTATAGTTAACAGCTTAAAATCTGTAAGTGATAAAACGTTTAAACCAAATACGGAGTCTACGTCCTTTAAAGTATTGTTCCAATTTGAAAAAAACAATACTGAAGCGATAACTGCATTTAAAAAATTATTAGACGAGGTAACACCTAAGGTGCAATATTATAATTTGTCAACATCTGTAGATGTTTATAATCCCGAAACTTCATTTGTAGTGGTTCATGGTTTAAAAAGCGTAGATGGAGCAAAAGGGTTTGCAGAGATTTTAAAAGCAGAAGATAAATATAAAATAGATAGACCTTATTTTGGAATTTCTTCTGACAATTATAAAATACTTCAAATACATAAAAATCTAAATCAATATTTAGAAAATCAATAA
- a CDS encoding DUF6168 family protein gives MNKRILYVVVIILVLLAVAYNLQNFLTEDNLPYSLQKLYLFHGIAVLIVYLGIELIYDKMPNQIGAAYLTMMFLKIGIFILLFKSTIFTEQDLAIQHRLGLLIPFFLFLIVEAVCIAKLLKSK, from the coding sequence ATGAATAAACGCATACTATATGTAGTTGTTATAATATTAGTATTATTAGCAGTTGCCTATAACCTTCAAAATTTTCTAACAGAAGATAATCTACCTTACTCGTTACAAAAACTATATTTATTTCATGGTATTGCAGTATTGATAGTATACCTAGGTATAGAACTTATTTACGATAAAATGCCCAATCAAATAGGTGCAGCATACCTAACAATGATGTTTTTAAAAATAGGAATTTTCATACTATTGTTTAAATCCACGATATTTACTGAGCAAGATTTAGCGATACAACATCGCTTAGGATTATTAATTCCATTTTTTTTATTTTTAATAGTAGAGGCTGTTTGTATAGCAAAATTATTAAAAAGTAAGTAA